One region of Deltaproteobacteria bacterium genomic DNA includes:
- a CDS encoding amino acid ABC transporter permease has protein sequence MSRPASSSFPCDRLNRPLRLTFELIKYFLALGLIVFLVDAGLDELGYNWQWYRLWRFFWTFGPEGWTPGPLLSGLWVTIRISALGLVLATVFGLVAALLRLSGSYVGRLVAMAYLETIRNTPLLVQIFVMYFVLSPVLGIDAFTSAVVALSLFEGAYASEIFRAGILSVPIGQWEAGLASGLTRPQIYRRIVLPQALRHAIPPLTGQAVSLVKDSALVSTIAIYDLTMQAQAIVSQTFLTFEVWFAVAGVYLVLNLILSLTATLLERRMALRS, from the coding sequence ATGTCCAGACCTGCCTCGTCCTCTTTCCCCTGCGATCGCCTGAACCGGCCTCTTCGCCTTACCTTCGAGCTGATTAAGTACTTTCTGGCCCTAGGCCTGATCGTCTTCCTCGTCGATGCCGGCTTGGACGAACTTGGCTACAACTGGCAATGGTATCGCCTGTGGCGGTTCTTCTGGACCTTCGGGCCCGAGGGCTGGACGCCCGGCCCGCTCCTTTCCGGTCTTTGGGTCACCATCCGCATCTCGGCCCTGGGTCTGGTCCTGGCCACTGTCTTCGGCCTGGTCGCGGCCCTGCTCCGCCTGTCAGGCTCCTATGTCGGCCGTCTCGTGGCCATGGCCTACCTGGAAACCATCAGAAACACCCCGCTTCTGGTCCAGATCTTCGTCATGTATTTCGTCCTGTCCCCGGTCCTGGGCATCGACGCCTTTACCTCGGCCGTGGTGGCCCTGTCCCTGTTCGAGGGAGCCTATGCCTCGGAAATCTTCCGGGCCGGAATTCTGTCCGTCCCCATCGGCCAATGGGAGGCCGGCTTGGCCTCGGGCCTGACCCGGCCCCAGATCTATCGCCGCATCGTCCTGCCCCAGGCCCTGCGCCATGCCATTCCGCCTCTGACCGGCCAGGCCGTCTCCTTGGTCAAGGACTCGGCCCTGGTCAGCACCATCGCCATCTACGATTTGACCATGCAGGCCCAAGCCATTGTTTCCCAGACCTTTCTGACCTTCGAGGTCTGGTTCGCCGTGGCCGGGGTCTATCTTGTCCTGAACCTCATTCTGTCCCTGACGGCCACGCTCCTGGAACGCCGCATGGCCTTGAGGAGCTGA
- a CDS encoding Lrp/AsnC family transcriptional regulator yields MIDEIDAKILQILQTDGRISNVDIARTLGMAPSGVLARRRRLEREGIIQGYEARVDPRPLGLGLMTFIQVKTDEPVGQTGAGREMAALSEIQEVHFIAGEFNYLLKARVTGTDGLTRLLERMGAISTVRDTRTTLVLDTIKEGLALGFGEPGTRPQGSRRKSSGTQD; encoded by the coding sequence ATGATCGACGAAATTGATGCTAAAATATTGCAGATATTGCAGACCGACGGCCGGATTTCCAACGTGGACATCGCCCGGACTCTGGGCATGGCCCCGTCCGGGGTTTTGGCTCGACGTCGTCGGCTGGAACGGGAGGGAATCATCCAGGGCTACGAGGCCCGAGTGGATCCAAGACCTTTGGGTCTGGGCCTAATGACCTTCATCCAGGTCAAGACCGACGAGCCCGTCGGCCAGACCGGGGCCGGCAGGGAAATGGCGGCCCTGTCCGAAATCCAGGAAGTCCACTTCATTGCCGGGGAGTTCAACTATCTGCTCAAGGCCCGGGTCACAGGCACGGATGGTCTGACCCGCCTTCTCGAGCGGATGGGGGCCATTTCCACGGTCCGAGACACCAGAACGACCCTGGTGCTTGATACCATCAAGGAAGGTTTGGCCTTGGGTTTCGGAGAACCCGGGACCCGACCCCAGGGAAGCAGACGGAAATCGTCCGGAACACAGGATTGA
- the pruA gene encoding L-glutamate gamma-semialdehyde dehydrogenase: MDKTALSRAIAERGREFFKSISGEAPSIFNKGWWTGKVMDWSMRNENFKVQLFRFVDVLPYLNTGESLTRHIEEYFAAEDQDLPKVLKWGAGAAGFGGKLAAKVMAKTIRSNIENMGKQFIIGENTGQALKTLAKLRKEEFAFTVDILGEASVNEEEAEAYMQEYLHLLEAIGPEYPKWKALGGADLDWGSAPRVNVSVKPSSLFSQAHPADFEGSVRGICARLIPIIRKVRALNGFICIDMEQHKFKDITLECYRRLRSSEEFRDSANMGIVLQAYLKETDQDLKALLDWARAEKLPISIRLVKGAYWDYETVVAKQNGWDVPVYTRKPESDIAFERQARLILENHDICHFACASHNIRTLSAVMETARTLNVPENRYEFQVLFGMAEPVRKGLLKVAKRVRLYAPYGDLIPGMAYLVRRLLENTANESFLRQSFAEEADIDRLLEDPEATLVREKSGAKRRKAGTGPLIQNEPFADFTRASVRDAFPRAISEVRGQIGKTYPLFIGGKEVKTADLLDSVNPAKPSEVVGRICQAGVGEVDMAIDTAKKAWPAWRDTPAEDRAKILFKAADLARKDIFTLSAWQVLEVGKQWDQAYADVAEAIDFMEYYARDMIRLGTPRKMGNAPGESNRYFYQGKGVAAVIAPWNFPLAISTGMVSAALVTGNCVLYKPAGLSSVIGHTLGHLLREAGVPDGVFNFVPGRGSIMGDHLVEHPDVAMIAFTGSMEVGLRIIDKAAKVRPGQDHVKRVVAEMGGKNAIIVDDDADLDEAVTAIIHSAFAFQGQKCSACSRVIVLDPIYEKFLKRLTAAAASLAIGPAEDPANFMGPVVDASARDKILERIAVARKEGRVVISRDDHPADGYYVPLTIVEGITPEHETAQEEIFGPVLAIMKVKDMDQALAWANSTRYALTGAMFSRSPRHLERARKEFLVGNLYLNRGSTGAIVERQAFGGFKMSGVGSKSGGPDYLVQFMDPRVVTENTMRRGFAPIDEGDDWVG, encoded by the coding sequence ATGGACAAGACGGCATTGAGTAGGGCCATTGCCGAGCGGGGCCGGGAGTTTTTCAAGAGCATCAGCGGGGAGGCGCCGTCCATCTTCAACAAGGGTTGGTGGACGGGCAAGGTCATGGACTGGTCCATGCGCAACGAGAATTTTAAGGTCCAACTGTTCCGGTTCGTGGACGTCCTTCCCTACCTGAACACGGGCGAGTCCCTGACTCGACACATCGAGGAATATTTCGCGGCCGAGGATCAGGACCTTCCCAAGGTTCTCAAGTGGGGGGCCGGGGCGGCCGGGTTCGGCGGCAAGCTGGCGGCCAAGGTCATGGCCAAGACTATCCGATCCAACATCGAGAACATGGGAAAGCAGTTCATCATCGGCGAAAATACGGGCCAGGCTCTGAAGACCCTGGCCAAGCTCCGCAAGGAGGAGTTCGCCTTTACCGTGGACATCCTGGGCGAGGCTTCGGTGAACGAGGAGGAGGCCGAGGCCTATATGCAGGAGTATCTGCACCTTCTCGAGGCCATTGGTCCCGAGTACCCCAAATGGAAGGCTCTGGGCGGGGCCGATCTGGACTGGGGCTCGGCCCCCAGGGTGAACGTCTCGGTCAAGCCCTCGTCTCTGTTCTCCCAGGCCCACCCGGCCGATTTCGAGGGCTCGGTGAGGGGCATCTGCGCCCGGCTCATTCCCATCATCCGCAAGGTTCGGGCGTTGAACGGCTTCATCTGCATCGACATGGAGCAGCACAAGTTCAAGGATATCACCCTGGAGTGCTACCGGCGATTGCGGTCCTCTGAGGAGTTCCGGGATTCGGCCAACATGGGCATCGTTCTCCAGGCCTATCTCAAGGAAACCGACCAGGATTTGAAGGCCTTGCTGGACTGGGCCCGGGCCGAAAAGCTGCCCATCTCGATCCGCCTGGTCAAGGGCGCCTACTGGGACTACGAGACCGTGGTGGCCAAGCAGAACGGCTGGGACGTGCCCGTGTACACGAGAAAGCCCGAGAGCGACATAGCCTTCGAGCGCCAGGCCCGGTTGATTCTCGAAAACCATGACATCTGCCATTTCGCCTGCGCTTCCCACAACATCCGGACCCTTTCGGCGGTCATGGAAACGGCCAGAACTCTGAACGTGCCCGAGAACCGCTACGAGTTCCAGGTCCTTTTCGGCATGGCCGAACCGGTCCGCAAGGGCCTGCTCAAGGTGGCCAAACGGGTCCGGCTCTACGCCCCCTACGGGGACCTCATCCCGGGCATGGCCTATTTGGTCCGCCGGCTTCTGGAGAACACGGCCAACGAGTCGTTTTTGCGGCAGAGCTTTGCCGAGGAGGCCGACATCGACCGCCTTCTGGAAGATCCGGAAGCGACCCTGGTCCGGGAAAAGAGTGGAGCCAAGCGCAGAAAAGCCGGAACCGGGCCCCTCATCCAGAACGAGCCCTTTGCCGACTTCACCAGGGCTTCGGTGCGGGATGCCTTTCCCAGGGCCATATCAGAGGTTCGTGGGCAAATCGGGAAAACCTATCCCCTGTTCATCGGCGGAAAAGAGGTCAAGACGGCCGACCTCCTCGACTCGGTCAACCCGGCCAAGCCTTCCGAGGTTGTCGGCCGGATCTGCCAGGCTGGAGTGGGCGAGGTGGACATGGCCATCGACACGGCCAAGAAGGCCTGGCCGGCTTGGCGGGACACCCCGGCCGAGGACCGGGCCAAGATTCTCTTCAAAGCCGCCGACCTAGCCCGCAAAGACATCTTCACACTCTCGGCCTGGCAGGTGCTTGAAGTGGGCAAGCAATGGGATCAGGCCTATGCCGATGTGGCCGAGGCCATCGATTTCATGGAGTACTACGCCCGGGACATGATCCGGCTGGGCACACCCCGCAAGATGGGCAACGCCCCGGGCGAGTCGAACCGGTATTTCTACCAGGGCAAGGGCGTGGCCGCGGTCATCGCCCCCTGGAATTTCCCCCTGGCCATCAGCACGGGCATGGTCAGTGCGGCTTTGGTGACCGGGAACTGCGTTTTGTACAAGCCGGCCGGTCTGTCCTCGGTTATCGGCCATACCCTTGGCCATTTGCTTCGCGAGGCCGGGGTGCCGGACGGGGTCTTCAATTTTGTGCCCGGCCGGGGCTCAATCATGGGCGACCATCTCGTCGAGCACCCGGATGTGGCCATGATCGCCTTTACCGGATCCATGGAAGTGGGTCTGCGGATCATAGACAAGGCCGCCAAGGTTCGCCCCGGCCAGGACCACGTCAAGCGGGTGGTGGCCGAGATGGGCGGCAAGAACGCCATTATCGTGGACGACGACGCCGATCTGGACGAGGCCGTGACGGCCATCATCCATTCGGCCTTTGCCTTCCAGGGTCAGAAGTGCTCGGCCTGTTCGAGGGTCATCGTGCTGGATCCCATCTATGAGAAGTTCCTGAAGCGGCTCACGGCCGCGGCGGCCTCCCTGGCCATCGGTCCGGCCGAGGATCCGGCCAATTTCATGGGTCCGGTGGTGGATGCATCGGCCAGGGACAAGATCCTGGAGCGCATCGCCGTGGCCAGAAAGGAAGGACGGGTGGTCATCAGCCGGGACGATCATCCGGCCGATGGATATTACGTGCCTCTGACCATCGTCGAAGGCATCACCCCGGAGCATGAAACGGCTCAGGAGGAGATCTTCGGCCCGGTGCTGGCAATCATGAAGGTCAAGGATATGGACCAGGCCCTGGCCTGGGCCAACTCGACCCGCTACGCCCTGACCGGGGCCATGTTCTCGCGCAGCCCCAGACACCTGGAGCGGGCCCGCAAGGAGTTCCTGGTCGGCAACCTCTATCTGAACCGGGGGTCCACCGGGGCCATTGTCGAGCGCCAGGCCTTTGGCGGTTTCAAGATGTCGGGCGTGGGCTCCAAGAGTGGTGGTCCGGACTACCTTGTCCAGTTCATGGATCCCAGGGTGGTCACCGAGAACACCATGCGCCGGGGATTTGCGCCCATTGATGAGGGTGACGACTGGGTGGGGTAG